From Salmo salar chromosome ssa04, Ssal_v3.1, whole genome shotgun sequence, one genomic window encodes:
- the LOC106603602 gene encoding phospholipase D2, giving the protein MASPAPACCNTPSCPDGGAAEARKTKRFITDDCELSKEELDGLMREGEESRPFLVVHHLLDVKEAGVPVLLPGTPVICRVDSTERYTTRSKVRVCTLYTVKLTHGKFTWTVKRKYKHFQELHRDLYKHKMMAHFLPLGRFAAQRAQLRAMTEEMPSLHGTERMRRTSSKPKYLEEYLNGLLENSFCKNYHGMLEFLDVSALSFVSELGPKGLEGSIFKRSGGHRIQGLNCIGHHQFCFRWSKRWLVVKDSFLLYMNRENGVVCFVLVFDPEFKVQVGRAYTDTKYGVCIQNFTRNLVIKCNSYRQAHWWSHEINRLAEPCEFLQVQRFGGFAPQRENTLTKWYVNGSGYFADLADALEQAKEEIFITDWWLSPEVFLKRPATDTYWRLDQILKRKAEQGVKVCVLLYKEVEMALGINSGHSKKTLMDMHPNIKVMRHPNHMSAVVFLWAHHEKMVAIDQSVAFVGGLDLAFGRWDDSQYRLTDTETTNHTSEEEPKAPLAEPEAGDQVDGSDLAQGPKPTEPEEVKEVNHVDLKNNTQLWLGKDYSNFIRKDWVQLDRPFEDNIDRTEVPRMPWRDLSAALHGKAARDVARHFIQRWNFAKIFKYKNIRGKFFPCLLPKSHSTVDPPPFTVPGSGKASVQVLRSVDRWSAGTCESSILNAYIHTIENSEHYIYIENQFFISCADGKNVHNGIGDAIVKRILRAHSEQKKYRVFVVVPLLPGFEGDISEGGGNAIQAILHFTYRTMCRGEYSILMRLRELENQWSKYITLCGLRKHCQISQSLVTELIYVHSKTLIADDRRYIIGSANINDRSMLGSRDSELALLVEDEERVPSMMGGEEYQAGPLTLALRKECFRVLLGADSEPQIDIDDPISDQFFLLGWNAAAKLNAKIYDKVFRCLPCNSVHSMRALKEHSGIERLCDTDPQQAKEELAAIRGLLVHFPLNFLSEESLLPPLGSKEGMAPTGLWT; this is encoded by the exons ATGGCCAGTCCAGCACCAGCATGCTGCAATACCCCTTCATGTCCAGATGGGGGAGCGGCGGAGGCCCGAAAGACAAAGCGCTTTATCACGGACGACTGTGAGCTGAGCAAGGAAGAGCTGGATGGCCTCATGAGGGAAGGAG AGGAAAGTCGTCCCTTCCTGGTGGTCCATCATCTGCTGGATGTAAAGGAGGCAGGTGTGCCTGTGTTACTGCCTGGGACTCCAGTCATCTGCAGAGTGGACAGCACAGAGAGATACACTACGCGctccaag GTCCGTGTGTGCACTCTGTACACTGTGAAGCTGACCCATGGCAAGTTCACCTGGACGGTAAAAAGAAAGTACAAGCACTTCCAGGAGCTGCACCGTGACCTCTACAAGCACAAGATGATGGCCCACTTCCTGCCTCTGGGAAG ATTTGCAGCCCAGAGAGCGCAACTGAGGGCTATGACAGAGGAGATGCCAAGTCTACACGGGACTGAGAGGATGAGACGAACTTCCAGCAAACCG aaataCCTTGAGGAATACCTAAACGGCCTTCTGGAGAATTCCTTTTGTAAGAACTATCACGGCATG CTGGAATTCCTTGATGTCAGTGCTCTCTCCTTTGTCAGTGAGCTTGGACCCAAAGGCCT GGAGGGTTCCATCTTCAAAAGGTCAGGAGGTCACCGTATCCAGGGGTTGAACTGTATTGGTCATCACCAGTTCTGCTTTCGCTGGTCAAAGCGCTGGCTGGTGGTCAAGGACTCCTTCCTGCTCTATATGAACCGGGAAAACGGGGTCGTCTGCTTCGTACTGGTCTTTGACCCGGAGTTCAAAGTTCAAGTGGGTCGTGCATATACTGACACCAAGTATGGGGTTTGCATTCAAAACTTCACCAG gaatcTGGTCATCAAATGTAACAGCTACAGACAGGCTCACTGGTGGAGCCATGAGATCAATAGGCTGGCTGAGCCCTGTGAATTCCTCCAGGTCCAACGCTTTGGGGGCTTTGCCCCGCAACGGGAGAACACACTCACTAAATG GTATGTAAATGGCAGTGGCTACTTTGCAGACCTGGCTGATGCTCTGGAGCAGGCCAAGGAGGAGATCTTCATCACAGACTGGTG gctCAGCCCAGAGGTTTTCCTGAAGAGGCCAGCTACAGACACATACTGGCGCCTGGACCAGATCCTGAAACGCAAAGCA GAACAAGGTGTCAAAGTATGTGTGCTCCTGTACAAGGAGGTGGAAATGGCGCTGGGCATCAACAGTGGCCACAGCAAGAAGACACTGATGGACATGCACCCCAACATCAAG GTGATGCGACACCCCAACCACATGTCCGCGGTTGTGTTTCTCTGGGCCCATCATGAGAAGATGGTGGCCATTGACCAATCAGTGGCTTTTGTGGGAGGCTTGGACCTGGCCTTTGGGAGGTGGGATGACAGTCAGTACCGGTTGACTGATACGGAGACAACCAATCATACCTCTGAAGAAGAACCAAAGGCTCCACTGGCTGAGCCAGAA GCAGGTGACCAGGTGGATGGGTCAGACTTGGCCCAGGGTCCAAAGCCTACAGAGCCAGAGGAGGTCAAGGAGGTCAACCATGTGGACCTGAAGAACAACACCCAGTTGTGGCTTGGCAAGGACTACAGCAACTTCatcaggaaggactgggtccaactgGACCGCCCATTCGAAG ACAACATTGACCGCACTGAGGTGCCCCGTATGCCGTGGCGTGACTTGTCTGCTGCACTCCACGGCAAAGCTGCCAGGGATGTGGCCCGCCACTTCATCCAGCGCTGGAACTTTGCCAAG ATCTTTAAGTACAAGAACATCCGAGGCAAGTTCTTCCCTTGCCTTCTGCCCAAGTCTCACAGTACCGTTGACCCACCGCCATTCACTGTGCCTGGCTCCGGGAAGGCCTCCGTGCAG gtgTTGCGTTCTGTGGATCGCTGGTCAGCCGGAACTTGTGAGAGCTCTATCCTCAATGCCTACATTCATACCATCGAGAACAGCGAACACTACATCTACATCGAG AACCAGTTCTTCATCAGCTGTGCTGACGGGAAGAACGTGCACAATGGCATTGGTGACGCGATCGTGAAGAGGATCCTACGTGCACACAG TGAGCAGAAGAAATACAGGGTGTTTGTGGTGGTGCCCCTGCTGCCTGGGTTTGAAGGAGACATCAGTGAGGGAGGTGGGAATGCCATCCAAGCTATACTACACTTCACTTACAG GACCATGTGCCGTGGAGAGTACTCCATACTGATGAGACTGAGAGAAC TTGAGAACCAGTGGAGCAAGTACATCACCCTGTGTGGCCTGCGCAAGCACTGCCAGATCTCCCAGTCCCTGGTCACAGAGCTCATCTACGTACACAGCAAGACCCTCATAGCTGATGACCGCCGCTACATCATCG GCTCGGCCAACATCAATGACCGCAGTATGCTGGGCAGCCGGGACAGTGAGCTGGCTTTGCTggtggaggatgaggagagggtccCCTCCATGATGGGGGGAGAGGAGTACCAGGCCGGACCCCTCACTTTGGCACTGCGCAAAGAGTGTTTCAG GGTGCTTTTAGGAGCCGATTCTGAACCCCAGATCGATATTGATGACCCGATCAGCGACCAGTTTTTCTTGTTGGGATGGAACGCGGCGGCAAAACTGAATGCTAAGATTTATGACAAG GTCTTCCGCTGCCTCCCCTGCAACTCTGTCCACAGCATGAGGGCGCTGAAGGAGCATTCAGGCATAGAGCGCCTGTGTGACACAGACCCCCAACAGGCTAAAGAGGAGCTGGCGGCCATCAGGGGGCTACTTGTCCACTTCCCCCTCAACTTCCTGTCAGAGGAGAGTCTGCTCCCCCCACTGGGCAGCAAGGAGGGCATGGCTCCTACAGGACTCTGGACATAA